The following coding sequences are from one Capsicum annuum cultivar UCD-10X-F1 chromosome 3, UCD10Xv1.1, whole genome shotgun sequence window:
- the LOC107866593 gene encoding pathogenesis-related protein STH-21-like yields the protein MCFEGGPMKYLKQKIHVIDDKNLVTKYSLIEGDVLGDKAESVGYDGKFEASADGGCVCTTVIVYHTKGDYVVTEEEHNVHKEKASDLIKAIEAYLLANPSIYA from the exons ATGTGTTTTGAGG GTGGTCCAATGAAGTATTTGAAGCAAAAGATTCATGTGATTGACGACAAGAATTTAGTTACAAAATATTCACTTATCGAAGGTGATGTTCTTGGAGATAAAGCAGAATCAGTTGGCTATGATGGCAAATTTGAAGCTTCTGCAGATGGAGGATGTGTTTGCACCACAGTAATTGTGTACCACACAAAAGGTGATTATGTTGTTACTGAGGAAGAACACAATGTGCACAAAGAGAAAGCCAGTGACCTTATCAAGGCCATCGAAGCATACCTCCTCGCCAATCCTTCTATATATGCTTAA